Proteins found in one Actinokineospora alba genomic segment:
- a CDS encoding glycerophosphodiester phosphodiesterase, translating into MVRKARLAGVALCVLTLFGGVLTSASASPEEHSAGPLVLGHRGASGYRPEHTLASYELAARMGADYIEPDLVSTKDGVLVARHEPEIGGTTDVSARPEFAARKATKNLDGVQVTGWWTEDFTLAELKTLRAVERIPQLRQRNTVYNGRYEVPTLQEVIDLSKRLSRELRRDIGIYPETKHPTYFRKLGLELEPKLVDVLTRNGLNRPNAKVFVQSFEVGNLKALKSRLRVPLIQLTSASGAPFDFIDSGDPRKYSDLLTPAGLREVASYAYGIGPAKDQVIPRDAAGNLAAPTALVGDAHAAGLKVHPYTFRAENNFLPVNLRSSANPAEYGNLFGELSAFWAAGVDGVFTDNPDLAVASRSER; encoded by the coding sequence ATGGTCCGAAAGGCCCGGTTAGCCGGCGTCGCCCTCTGCGTGCTCACCCTGTTCGGCGGGGTGTTGACCAGCGCGAGCGCGTCCCCCGAAGAGCACTCGGCGGGCCCGCTGGTGCTGGGGCACCGCGGCGCGTCGGGGTACCGCCCGGAGCACACGCTGGCCTCTTACGAGCTGGCCGCGCGGATGGGTGCCGACTACATCGAGCCGGACCTGGTGTCCACGAAGGACGGTGTGCTGGTCGCCCGGCACGAGCCGGAGATCGGCGGCACCACCGACGTGTCCGCCCGGCCCGAGTTCGCCGCGCGCAAGGCGACGAAGAACCTCGACGGCGTGCAGGTCACCGGCTGGTGGACCGAGGACTTCACCCTCGCCGAGCTGAAGACGCTGCGCGCGGTCGAGCGCATCCCGCAGCTTCGCCAGCGCAACACGGTCTACAACGGCCGGTACGAGGTGCCGACCTTGCAGGAGGTCATCGACCTGAGCAAGCGGCTCTCCCGCGAGTTGCGGCGCGACATCGGGATCTACCCGGAGACCAAGCACCCGACGTACTTCCGCAAGCTCGGGCTGGAACTCGAGCCGAAGCTCGTCGATGTGCTCACCCGCAACGGGCTGAACCGGCCGAACGCCAAGGTGTTCGTCCAGTCCTTCGAAGTGGGCAACCTCAAAGCTCTCAAGAGCAGGCTGCGGGTGCCGCTGATCCAGCTGACCTCGGCCTCCGGCGCGCCGTTCGACTTCATCGACTCCGGTGACCCGCGCAAGTACTCCGACCTGCTGACGCCGGCGGGCCTGCGTGAGGTCGCGTCGTACGCCTACGGCATCGGTCCGGCCAAGGACCAGGTCATCCCGCGTGACGCGGCGGGCAACCTGGCCGCCCCGACCGCGCTGGTCGGCGACGCGCACGCGGCGGGCCTCAAGGTGCACCCGTACACGTTCCGGGCGGAGAACAACTTCCTGCCGGTCAACCTGCGCTCGTCGGCGAACCCGGCCGAGTACGGGAACCTGTTCGGTGAGCTGTCCGCGTTCTGGGCGGCGGGCGTCGACGGCGTGTTCACGGACAACCCGGATCTCGCGGTGGCGTCACGTTCGGAACGGTAG
- a CDS encoding SDR family oxidoreductase: MGVTNLLAREQDVKGKVILITGAARGFGAGLAKRFAARGAKVALVGLEPDVMKKVAAECGPDAAVFEADVTDWAALETATKGVVERFGGIDIVVANAGIAAAGFVRSIDPKAFERTIEVDLLGVWRTVRVTLPHVIDRKGYILVVSSLAAITHAPAMAAYAAAKAGVEAFTNSLRAEMRHLGVRVGVAHPSWIATDLVNGADEHPVFGPLRASMPGPMGKTYPVEFALDALEKGILRRDRSIHVPGWVGALKLVRTFLPPIIEIGAKLRGNIVAKADKAALEDIAKRGAEASSRPVGAGGQADAEAR, translated from the coding sequence ATGGGTGTGACGAACCTGCTGGCCCGCGAGCAAGACGTCAAAGGCAAGGTCATCCTGATCACCGGAGCCGCCCGCGGCTTCGGCGCGGGCCTGGCCAAGCGGTTCGCCGCGCGGGGTGCCAAGGTCGCGCTCGTCGGTCTGGAACCGGACGTGATGAAGAAGGTCGCCGCTGAGTGCGGGCCCGACGCCGCCGTGTTCGAGGCGGACGTGACCGACTGGGCCGCGCTGGAGACCGCGACCAAGGGCGTGGTCGAGCGCTTCGGCGGGATCGACATCGTCGTGGCCAACGCGGGTATCGCGGCGGCCGGCTTCGTCCGGTCGATCGACCCGAAGGCGTTCGAGCGGACCATCGAGGTCGACCTGCTCGGCGTGTGGCGCACCGTCCGGGTGACGCTGCCGCACGTGATCGACCGCAAGGGCTACATCCTGGTCGTGTCCTCGCTGGCGGCGATCACGCACGCGCCCGCGATGGCGGCCTACGCGGCGGCGAAGGCGGGCGTCGAGGCGTTCACCAACAGCCTGCGCGCCGAGATGCGGCACCTCGGTGTCCGCGTCGGTGTCGCGCACCCGTCGTGGATCGCGACCGACCTGGTCAACGGCGCCGACGAGCACCCCGTGTTCGGCCCGCTGCGGGCGAGCATGCCCGGCCCGATGGGCAAGACGTACCCGGTCGAGTTCGCCCTCGACGCCCTGGAGAAGGGCATCCTGCGGCGCGACCGCAGCATCCATGTGCCCGGCTGGGTCGGCGCGCTGAAGCTGGTCCGCACGTTCCTGCCGCCGATCATCGAGATCGGCGCGAAGCTGCGCGGCAACATCGTGGCCAAGGCCGACAAGGCCGCGCTCGAGGACATCGCCAAGCGTGGCGCGGAAGCCTCTTCGCGACCCGTCGGCGCGGGCGGGCAGGCCGACGCCGAAGCGCGCTAG
- a CDS encoding HNH endonuclease family protein: MRTLLGSLSLSVVLTVGLAGVASATPPNIPTETTARSELAALTVAADGSMTGYSRDLFPHWSTISGTCNTRETVLKRDGSNVVTDSSCAATSGSWYSPYDGATWTLASDVDIDHVVPLAAAWRSGASSWTTSQRQAFANDLSYPQLIAVTDNVNQAKGDQTPATWKPPRSAYWCTYAKMWTHVKYKYSLRVNSAEKSALSSMLNYC, encoded by the coding sequence ATCCGCACCCTGCTCGGCTCCTTATCCCTCTCCGTCGTCCTCACCGTCGGCCTCGCCGGTGTCGCGAGCGCCACCCCGCCCAACATCCCCACCGAGACGACCGCCCGCTCCGAGCTCGCCGCCCTCACGGTCGCGGCGGACGGGTCGATGACCGGCTATTCGCGGGACCTCTTCCCGCACTGGAGCACCATCTCCGGCACCTGCAACACCCGTGAGACCGTCCTCAAGCGCGACGGCAGCAACGTGGTGACCGACTCGTCCTGCGCGGCGACCTCGGGCAGCTGGTACAGCCCGTACGACGGCGCGACCTGGACGCTGGCGTCCGATGTGGACATCGACCACGTCGTCCCGCTCGCGGCGGCTTGGCGGTCCGGCGCTTCCTCGTGGACGACCAGCCAGCGGCAGGCGTTCGCCAACGACCTGAGCTACCCGCAGCTCATCGCGGTCACCGACAACGTCAACCAGGCCAAGGGCGACCAGACGCCCGCGACGTGGAAGCCGCCGCGCAGCGCGTACTGGTGCACCTACGCGAAGATGTGGACGCACGTGAAGTACAAGTACTCACTTCGCGTGAACTCCGCGGAGAAATCCGCGCTGTCGAGCATGCTGAACTACTGCTGA
- a CDS encoding MerR family transcriptional regulator: MIPDPRETASNSTAADKFDDEHYPAYTMGRAAEILGTTPNFLRSLDEAKLIEPQRSAGGHRRYSREQLRLAARVRELVDQGTALEAACRIVTLEDQLHEAQQANSELRKQD, translated from the coding sequence ATGATCCCAGACCCACGCGAGACGGCCTCGAATTCGACCGCGGCCGACAAGTTCGACGACGAGCACTACCCGGCCTACACCATGGGCCGAGCGGCCGAGATCCTCGGCACGACACCGAATTTCCTTCGCAGCCTCGATGAGGCCAAGCTGATCGAGCCGCAGCGCTCCGCGGGCGGGCACCGCCGCTACTCCCGCGAACAGCTGCGCCTCGCCGCCCGGGTCCGGGAACTGGTCGACCAGGGCACCGCCCTGGAGGCGGCTTGCCGCATCGTCACCCTCGAAGACCAGCTCCACGAAGCCCAGCAAGCCAACAGCGAACTGCGCAAGCAGGACTGA
- a CDS encoding YciI family protein — translation MTWFTVDTTYIDDADRLAEVRPSHRAYLQELAETGHVLGGGPWADGTGGFFVVKVADREELDKILAVDPYTTEGIAAARMIREWTIALGPFAG, via the coding sequence ATGACCTGGTTCACCGTGGACACCACGTACATCGACGACGCCGACCGCCTCGCCGAGGTCCGCCCGTCCCACCGCGCCTACCTGCAGGAGCTTGCGGAGACGGGCCACGTGCTCGGCGGCGGGCCATGGGCGGACGGGACCGGCGGATTCTTCGTGGTCAAGGTCGCCGACCGCGAGGAACTCGACAAGATCCTCGCCGTCGATCCGTACACGACCGAGGGAATCGCCGCCGCCCGCATGATCCGGGAGTGGACGATCGCCCTCGGCCCGTTCGCGGGCTAG
- a CDS encoding DUF3151 domain-containing protein — translation MDGNLLGPDPTMLPARDEPQGALDSGTDPADVAARWPDFSAAWAALAEAALNSGENVAAYAYARTGYHRGLDQLRRSGWKGFGPIPWSHAPNQGFLRALAALARAAKAINDTEEYERCSTFLADSDPAAPAALGL, via the coding sequence ATGGACGGCAACCTGCTAGGACCTGACCCCACAATGCTCCCCGCCCGCGACGAGCCGCAAGGTGCTTTGGACTCTGGCACCGACCCGGCTGACGTAGCCGCCCGCTGGCCGGACTTCAGCGCCGCCTGGGCCGCGCTCGCCGAAGCGGCGCTCAACTCCGGCGAGAACGTCGCCGCCTACGCCTACGCGCGCACCGGCTACCACCGCGGCCTCGACCAGCTGCGCCGCTCCGGCTGGAAGGGCTTCGGCCCCATCCCGTGGTCGCACGCCCCCAACCAGGGCTTCCTGCGCGCCCTCGCCGCACTGGCCCGCGCCGCGAAGGCCATCAACGACACCGAGGAGTACGAGCGCTGCTCAACATTCCTCGCCGATTCCGACCCCGCCGCCCCCGCGGCCCTAGGCCTCTAA
- the fbaA gene encoding class II fructose-bisphosphate aldolase, translated as MPIATPEVYAEMLDRAKANEFAYPAINVTSSETLNAALRGFAEAESDGIIQVSTGGSEFASGTKVKDMVTGAVALAEFAHVVAEKYPVNVALHTDHCPKDKLDGFVRPLIAISQERVDGGRAPLFQSHMWDGSAVALDENLQIAADLLEAAAKARIVLEIEVGVVGGEEDGVDNEINDKLYTTAEDYLKTVDALGVGEKGRYLLAATFGNVHGVYKPGNVKLKPSILKQGQDVVAEKLGLAPGSKPFDLVFHGGSGSLLEEIHEAVSYGVIKMNIDTDTQYAFTRPIAAHMFANYDGVLKIDGEVGNKKVYDPRSYLKAAEQAMAARITQACEHLKSAGRMIAG; from the coding sequence ATGCCCATCGCCACACCCGAGGTCTACGCGGAGATGCTGGATCGGGCCAAGGCGAACGAGTTCGCTTACCCGGCCATCAACGTGACCTCGTCGGAAACACTGAACGCCGCGCTCCGCGGCTTCGCCGAAGCCGAGAGCGACGGCATCATCCAGGTGTCCACCGGCGGCTCCGAGTTCGCCAGCGGCACCAAGGTCAAGGACATGGTCACCGGCGCGGTCGCCCTCGCCGAGTTCGCGCACGTCGTCGCCGAGAAGTACCCGGTCAACGTCGCGCTGCACACCGACCACTGCCCCAAGGACAAGCTCGACGGCTTCGTCCGCCCGCTGATCGCGATCAGCCAGGAGCGGGTCGACGGCGGCCGCGCGCCGCTGTTCCAGTCGCACATGTGGGACGGCTCGGCGGTCGCGCTCGACGAGAACCTGCAGATCGCCGCCGACCTGCTCGAGGCCGCGGCCAAGGCCAGGATCGTGCTGGAGATCGAGGTCGGTGTCGTCGGCGGCGAGGAAGACGGCGTCGACAACGAGATCAACGACAAGCTCTACACGACGGCCGAGGACTACCTCAAGACCGTCGACGCGCTCGGCGTGGGCGAGAAGGGCCGCTACCTGCTGGCCGCGACCTTCGGCAACGTGCACGGCGTCTACAAGCCGGGCAACGTCAAGCTCAAGCCGTCGATCCTCAAGCAGGGCCAGGACGTCGTGGCCGAGAAGCTGGGCCTCGCGCCCGGCTCGAAGCCGTTCGACCTGGTCTTCCACGGCGGCTCCGGCTCGCTGCTCGAGGAGATCCACGAGGCGGTGTCCTACGGCGTCATCAAGATGAACATCGACACCGACACCCAGTACGCGTTCACCCGTCCGATCGCGGCGCACATGTTCGCCAACTACGACGGTGTGCTCAAGATCGACGGCGAGGTCGGCAACAAGAAGGTCTACGACCCGCGCAGCTACCTCAAGGCCGCTGAGCAGGCCATGGCCGCGCGCATCACCCAGGCGTGTGAGCACCTCAAGTCGGCGGGCCGCATGATCGCGGGCTGA
- a CDS encoding Na+/H+ antiporter, whose amino-acid sequence MEILLLLAGALAVTALARRVEWPAPLVLVAVGLAVSFIPGVPEFRLHPEVVLLLVLAPLLYSAALDSSYLDIKANLRPIGLLAVGLVLFSTAVVGVVAHAVVPELPLASALVLGAIVAPPDAVAAVAIGRRLGLPRRAMTLLTGESLGNDATALTAFKVAVAAATGAAAFSWGQSVLTFAVAAVGGVLVGLVLAVLVHAIRLRLRDGVLESALGLLVPFGAYLLAEEVHASGVLAVVVAGLYLGHNAPAAGFSTRLQETAVWRSADVLLESLVFALIGLQLRTVISDARPGWGLVAASAVVLAAVIVVRFVWMFPAAHIPRWLSSRIRAREPAPGWRQITVISWAGMRGVVSLAAAAAIPADMPGRDVVVLLTFVVTVGTLLLQGTTLPALIRALRVEASDGQERALAEAQVQNAAARAAIDRLDEVLSEGEIPDHLADRLRAIAEHRGNAAWERLGRQELESPAAAFRRLRREMLSAERSVFIQARNKGDIDDEALRKVLRELDLEEAALARE is encoded by the coding sequence GTGGAGATACTTCTGCTGCTGGCCGGAGCGCTGGCCGTGACCGCCCTCGCCCGCCGGGTCGAGTGGCCCGCGCCGCTGGTGCTCGTCGCCGTCGGGCTCGCCGTGTCGTTCATTCCGGGAGTCCCGGAGTTCCGGCTGCACCCGGAAGTGGTGCTGCTGCTGGTGCTGGCGCCGCTGCTCTACTCGGCGGCGCTGGACAGCTCGTACCTCGACATCAAGGCGAACCTGCGGCCGATCGGGCTGCTCGCGGTGGGGTTGGTGCTGTTCAGCACGGCCGTCGTCGGGGTGGTCGCGCACGCGGTGGTCCCCGAACTGCCGCTGGCGTCGGCGCTCGTCCTCGGCGCGATCGTGGCCCCGCCGGACGCGGTGGCCGCCGTGGCGATCGGCCGCAGGCTGGGGCTGCCGCGGCGGGCGATGACGCTGCTGACCGGGGAGAGCCTGGGAAACGACGCGACGGCGCTGACAGCGTTCAAGGTGGCGGTCGCGGCGGCCACGGGTGCGGCGGCGTTCTCGTGGGGTCAGAGCGTCCTGACGTTCGCCGTCGCGGCGGTCGGCGGTGTGCTGGTCGGGTTGGTGTTGGCGGTGCTCGTCCATGCCATCCGCCTGCGGCTTCGCGATGGTGTGCTGGAGAGCGCGCTCGGGTTGCTGGTCCCGTTCGGCGCGTACCTGCTGGCCGAGGAGGTGCATGCCTCAGGTGTGCTGGCCGTCGTCGTCGCGGGGCTCTACCTCGGGCACAACGCGCCCGCGGCGGGGTTCTCCACCCGGCTGCAGGAGACGGCGGTGTGGCGGTCGGCTGACGTGCTGTTGGAGTCGCTGGTGTTCGCGCTGATCGGGCTGCAGCTGCGCACGGTCATCTCGGACGCACGGCCGGGCTGGGGTCTGGTGGCCGCGTCCGCGGTGGTGTTGGCGGCGGTGATCGTGGTGCGGTTCGTGTGGATGTTCCCGGCCGCCCACATCCCGCGCTGGCTGTCGTCGAGGATTCGGGCGCGGGAACCGGCGCCGGGATGGCGGCAGATCACGGTGATCTCGTGGGCGGGCATGCGCGGGGTGGTGTCGCTGGCGGCCGCGGCGGCGATCCCGGCGGACATGCCGGGGCGCGATGTGGTGGTGTTGCTGACTTTCGTGGTGACGGTCGGGACACTGTTGTTGCAGGGCACGACTTTGCCCGCGCTGATCCGGGCGCTGCGGGTCGAGGCGTCCGACGGACAGGAACGCGCGCTCGCCGAAGCCCAGGTGCAGAACGCGGCGGCGCGGGCGGCGATCGACCGGCTCGACGAGGTGTTGTCGGAAGGTGAGATCCCCGACCACCTCGCCGACCGGCTGCGCGCGATCGCCGAGCACCGGGGGAACGCGGCGTGGGAACGGTTGGGGCGTCAGGAGTTGGAGAGTCCGGCGGCCGCTTTCCGCCGCCTGCGCCGGGAGATGCTGTCGGCGGAGCGGTCGGTGTTCATCCAGGCGCGGAACAAGGGCGACATCGACGACGAGGCGCTGCGGAAGGTGTTGCGGGAGCTGGACCTGGAGGAAGCCGCCCTGGCCAGGGAATAA
- a CDS encoding adenylosuccinate synthase: MPAIVLIGAQWGDEGKGKATDLLGDRVDWIVRYQGGNNAGHTVVLPDGQKFALHLIPSGILTPGITNVIGNGVVVDPAVLLTELAGLDERGVDTSRLLISADAHLIMPYHVAIDKVTERYLGKAKIGTTGRGIGPAYQDKVARVGVRVQDLLDEKILRQKVEAALDIKNQMLVKIYNRKALDPEQVVDEVLASGEQFAHRIADTRLLLNQALERGETVLLEGSQGTLLDVDHGTYPFVTSSNPTSGGASAGSGIGPTRITTVIGILKAYTTRVGSGPFPTELNDEMGERLRKVGGEIGVTTKRLRRTGWFDAVIARYASRVNGITDYFLTKLDVLSGLDTVPICVAYEVDGQRIDDMPMTQTDVHHAVPVYEEMPGWWEDISECRTFEELPANARAYVERIEELSGARVSAVGVGPGRDETIVRYPMT; encoded by the coding sequence ATGCCGGCAATCGTGCTGATCGGCGCCCAATGGGGCGACGAAGGCAAGGGCAAAGCCACCGACCTGCTCGGTGACCGCGTCGACTGGATCGTGCGTTACCAAGGCGGCAACAACGCGGGCCACACGGTCGTCCTCCCGGACGGCCAGAAGTTCGCCCTGCACCTGATTCCGTCCGGCATCCTGACCCCGGGGATCACCAACGTGATCGGCAACGGTGTCGTGGTCGACCCGGCGGTGCTGCTCACGGAGCTGGCCGGACTGGACGAGCGCGGAGTCGACACGTCCCGCCTGCTGATCTCCGCCGACGCGCACTTGATCATGCCGTACCACGTGGCGATCGATAAGGTCACCGAGCGCTACCTGGGCAAGGCCAAGATCGGCACCACCGGTCGCGGCATCGGCCCGGCCTACCAGGACAAGGTCGCCCGCGTCGGCGTCCGCGTGCAGGACCTGCTCGACGAGAAGATCCTGCGGCAGAAGGTCGAGGCCGCGCTCGACATCAAGAACCAGATGCTGGTCAAGATCTACAACCGCAAGGCCCTCGACCCCGAACAGGTCGTCGACGAGGTCCTCGCGTCCGGCGAGCAGTTCGCCCACCGAATCGCCGACACCCGCCTGCTCCTGAACCAGGCGCTCGAGCGCGGCGAGACCGTGCTCCTGGAAGGCTCGCAGGGCACCCTGCTCGACGTCGACCACGGCACCTACCCGTTCGTCACCTCGTCGAACCCGACGTCCGGCGGCGCGAGCGCGGGCTCGGGCATCGGCCCCACCCGCATCACCACGGTGATCGGCATCCTCAAGGCCTACACCACCCGCGTCGGCTCCGGCCCGTTCCCGACCGAGCTGAACGACGAGATGGGCGAACGCCTCCGCAAGGTCGGCGGCGAGATCGGCGTCACCACCAAGCGCCTGCGCCGCACCGGCTGGTTCGACGCCGTGATCGCCCGGTACGCCAGCCGGGTCAACGGCATCACCGACTACTTCCTGACCAAGCTCGACGTCCTGTCCGGCCTGGACACGGTGCCGATCTGCGTGGCCTACGAGGTCGACGGGCAGCGGATCGACGACATGCCGATGACCCAGACCGACGTCCACCACGCGGTGCCGGTGTACGAGGAGATGCCGGGCTGGTGGGAGGACATCAGCGAGTGCCGGACCTTCGAGGAACTCCCGGCGAACGCCCGCGCGTACGTCGAGCGCATCGAGGAACTCTCGGGCGCCCGCGTGTCGGCCGTCGGCGTTGGTCCCGGCCGCGACGAGACGATCGTCCGCTACCCGATGACGTAA
- a CDS encoding TRAP transporter permease, producing MTSTIDPTEVVGAHDEERPARKLTGRWDLGVWAASVAIAVLVLKQVFWPFPEGSQFYLVIFLGLTLPLVFLCYRPTSKSPRNPGVVDWVYATIALFVGLYPVLPFGGNGFAGGYDAFLDRAELSTPDIIAGGLLLLLILEATRRTTGWVLPIVCLGFLAFAYYGGFLPQNWDFAHAGIDFGQIVNALYNEQSGFYGIPLNVAATYIVLFTIYGAVLNTSGAGGFFVDFSFALFRRSRTAAGRTAATSGFLLGTVSGSGTATTVSLGAITWPVLRKAGYPKENAGGLLAASGIGAILSPPTLGAAAFIIAEYLQTSYLSVLVWAIVPTLLYYLGIGLAVEADARRFHVNDTGLDLAPPAEIEPPDPSAEPTSSATEPANPATEPINRSTEPINPGAKPTNPEPPNPENAPSAAPALPRGDGPWPVYRGGVSERGLQGVAVDKPLRLWTVLRHGWFHFASLGIIVVFLAMDIPPFTAVVYATGVAALFALIPRRHNVSAWVRDLADSLAEGIRGALPVIAVCAAAGIITSTITKTGLGLALADALVDAAKALASDPTAVLVLTVVFAAVAVCVLGLAVPVTASFIISWVILGPALINLGVAPAETAMFIFYYAVLSEVTPPTALAAVAAAAITGGSVMGTMWQTWKYTLPAFLVPIAFVLTDNGAALLLQRPVGTVLWVVAVSAVGIGALAVVTGGWLFGPVRLPARLLCVPAALLLLYLHPVSIGIGLGFLAIALVVHLLTRVKEKAHA from the coding sequence TTGACCAGCACCATTGACCCGACCGAGGTCGTCGGCGCGCACGACGAGGAACGTCCGGCACGCAAACTCACCGGCCGCTGGGACCTGGGGGTGTGGGCCGCGTCGGTCGCCATCGCGGTGCTGGTGCTCAAGCAGGTCTTCTGGCCGTTCCCCGAGGGCAGCCAGTTCTACCTGGTGATCTTCCTCGGGCTGACGCTCCCGCTGGTCTTCCTCTGTTATCGGCCGACGTCCAAGAGCCCGCGGAATCCGGGCGTTGTCGACTGGGTGTACGCCACGATCGCACTGTTCGTCGGCCTCTACCCGGTGCTTCCCTTCGGCGGCAACGGCTTCGCCGGTGGGTACGACGCCTTCCTCGACCGGGCCGAACTGTCCACACCGGACATCATCGCCGGCGGTCTGCTGCTCCTGCTGATCCTGGAGGCGACCCGGCGCACCACGGGCTGGGTGCTGCCGATCGTCTGCCTGGGGTTCCTGGCGTTCGCCTATTACGGCGGTTTCCTGCCGCAGAACTGGGACTTCGCGCACGCGGGCATCGACTTCGGCCAGATCGTCAACGCCCTCTACAACGAGCAGAGCGGCTTCTACGGCATCCCGCTCAACGTCGCCGCCACGTACATCGTCCTGTTCACCATCTACGGAGCGGTCCTCAACACCTCGGGCGCGGGCGGCTTCTTCGTCGACTTCAGCTTCGCCCTGTTCCGCCGCTCCCGCACCGCCGCGGGCCGCACCGCCGCGACGTCGGGATTCCTGCTCGGCACCGTGTCGGGATCGGGCACCGCGACCACCGTCAGCCTCGGCGCGATCACCTGGCCCGTGCTGCGGAAAGCGGGCTACCCCAAGGAAAACGCCGGCGGCCTGCTCGCCGCCTCCGGCATCGGCGCGATCCTCTCGCCCCCGACACTTGGGGCGGCGGCGTTCATCATCGCCGAATACCTGCAGACCTCGTACCTGAGCGTGTTGGTGTGGGCGATCGTCCCGACTTTGCTCTATTACTTGGGGATCGGCCTGGCCGTCGAAGCCGACGCCCGCCGCTTCCACGTCAACGACACCGGCCTGGACCTCGCCCCACCAGCGGAAATCGAGCCCCCAGACCCCAGCGCCGAACCCACAAGTTCCGCCACTGAGCCCGCAAACCCCGCCACTGAGCCGATAAACCGCAGCACCGAGCCCATAAACCCCGGCGCCAAACCCACAAACCCCGAACCCCCAAATCCCGAAAACGCCCCCAGCGCAGCCCCCGCCCTTCCCCGGGGGGACGGCCCTTGGCCAGTCTATCGGGGAGGGGTGTCAGAAAGGGGGCTGCAAGGGGTGGCTGTGGATAAGCCCCTTCGCCTGTGGACAGTCCTGCGGCACGGGTGGTTCCACTTCGCGTCGCTGGGGATCATCGTCGTGTTTCTGGCGATGGACATCCCGCCGTTCACGGCCGTCGTCTACGCCACCGGCGTGGCCGCCCTGTTCGCCCTGATCCCGCGCCGCCACAACGTGAGCGCATGGGTGCGCGACCTCGCCGACTCCCTCGCCGAAGGCATCCGGGGCGCCCTGCCGGTGATCGCCGTCTGCGCCGCCGCCGGGATCATCACCTCGACGATCACCAAGACCGGCCTCGGTCTCGCCCTCGCCGACGCGCTCGTCGACGCCGCCAAAGCGCTCGCGTCCGACCCCACCGCGGTGCTCGTGCTGACCGTCGTGTTCGCCGCCGTCGCGGTCTGCGTGCTCGGGCTGGCCGTGCCGGTCACCGCGTCGTTCATCATCTCGTGGGTCATCCTCGGCCCGGCGCTGATCAACCTCGGGGTGGCGCCCGCGGAAACGGCGATGTTCATCTTCTACTACGCCGTCCTCTCCGAGGTCACGCCGCCGACCGCGCTCGCCGCCGTCGCCGCGGCCGCGATCACCGGCGGGTCGGTCATGGGCACCATGTGGCAGACCTGGAAGTACACGCTGCCCGCGTTCCTCGTCCCGATCGCGTTCGTCCTCACCGACAACGGCGCCGCGCTCCTGCTGCAACGACCCGTCGGCACCGTCCTCTGGGTGGTCGCGGTCTCCGCGGTCGGCATCGGCGCGCTCGCCGTGGTCACCGGCGGCTGGCTGTTCGGCCCGGTCCGGCTGCCCGCCCGCCTCCTGTGCGTCCCCGCCGCGCTCCTGCTGCTCTACCTGCACCCGGTGTCGATCGGCATCGGCCTCGGATTCCTCGCCATCGCACTCGTCGTCCACCTGCTCACCCGCGTCAAGGAGAAAGCACATGCGTAG
- a CDS encoding pyridoxamine 5'-phosphate oxidase family protein: MSRRDQIKLSPEEIQAFLGNQKTANVATIGKNGRPHLVSLWYLPEGDILTTWTYESSQKVANLRRLPQATVLVESGESYEELVGVMLECDVELVEDTERITQIGSALTLRYTGSEEVAAAASQFVRAQAAKRIGLVFKPTKIVSWDHSKLGGTY; this comes from the coding sequence ATGTCGCGACGGGACCAGATCAAGCTTTCGCCGGAGGAGATCCAGGCGTTCCTGGGGAACCAGAAGACCGCGAACGTGGCGACCATCGGCAAGAACGGGCGGCCGCACCTCGTCTCGCTCTGGTACCTGCCCGAGGGCGACATCCTGACGACGTGGACCTACGAGTCGTCGCAGAAGGTCGCCAACCTCCGCAGGCTGCCGCAGGCCACGGTGCTCGTGGAGAGCGGCGAGAGCTATGAGGAACTCGTCGGCGTGATGCTGGAGTGCGACGTCGAACTCGTCGAGGACACCGAGCGGATCACCCAGATCGGCAGCGCGCTTACGCTTCGCTACACGGGCAGCGAGGAAGTCGCGGCGGCCGCGTCGCAGTTCGTGCGGGCCCAGGCGGCGAAGCGCATCGGGCTCGTCTTCAAGCCCACCAAGATCGTCTCCTGGGACCACAGCAAACTCGGCGGGACTTACTAG
- a CDS encoding UBP-type zinc finger domain-containing protein, with product MSCEHLADLPGEVTPDADDYCADCRAMGATGWVHLRQCLTCGHVACCDSSPRRHATAHFTSSDHPVMRSLEPGETWRWCFVDSRVV from the coding sequence ATGAGCTGCGAACACCTGGCCGACCTACCGGGCGAGGTCACCCCCGACGCCGACGACTACTGCGCCGACTGCCGGGCCATGGGCGCCACCGGCTGGGTCCACCTGCGGCAGTGCCTGACCTGCGGCCACGTGGCGTGCTGCGACTCCAGCCCCCGCAGGCACGCCACTGCCCACTTCACCTCGTCGGACCACCCGGTCATGCGCTCGCTGGAGCCGGGAGAGACCTGGCGTTGGTGCTTCGTCGACAGCCGGGTGGTCTGA